Genomic DNA from Halanaerobiales bacterium:
TTTAACAAAAAAGAAAGCCTTTTTTGATTACAATTTGAAACTATATTAACGTTTATCTTTAACAATTACAACAAAATCCAACAATATTAATCCATTTAACAACTTACAACTGTTAACATATTTTGTAACATATTTATAAAACAATTTTTTTATCGCTTTTAATGTCACAAAATTTCGACAAATTTGTCTTATTAATAAAACACCTACATATGCCTTTTGAAGAGATATACCATTTATACTATATAAAAATCTTTCAGTTTATTTACAGAATATCTTTTTCGGAACAAGACAGTGAGGATATTGCTCAGGAAGTTTTTTTAAGCTTGCACAACGAAATAATGAAAAATAAGCACCCCCTAAACACTAAAGCCTGGCTTTACAGGTGTGCACTCAATAAATATATTAATATCAACAAGAAGGAAAAAAATGTTCACTTAACCAATAATATAAACCTTTATGAAAAAAATTATTATAATACCATTGAAACAGATATTATCCAAAATGAACAAAAGAAAGCAATAGCCACTGCTTTATCAAAATTAAGCCCCAAAGAACAGGTTCTGGTTAATCTTTATAATGAGGAGTTTTCCTATAAAGAAATAAGTGAAATTTTAGAAATCAAACCTACATCCGTGGGTAAAACCTTATCAAGAGCTATCGAAAAATTAACCACCTATATAAAATCATCAAACTATGAAGAATTGTGTAAAGAAAGAAGAATTGTTTGATTATCATAACCATTCTCTTGAAAATGATAGAATGTCTGAAATAAGGCACCATTTGGTTAATTGTAAAGATTGTCAAAAAAAATTACAGACTATTGAAAATAATATTTCTTTAGTTGAGGAATCACTCAGAAGTTTAAATCCTGATATTGAATGTATACCCCCTTTTAAATTTATAGATAACAAAAAAACCAATCAAAAGAAATTTAACCTTAGCACAATATTAAGCTGGGCTGCAGGAATTTGCCTTATAATAACCTTCTCAACATTAATGATGAAGAAATATACTCATAATCAAAAACCGGTTAATCATTATGAACATTATGAATATATTCCTGATTTAAATGATGCCTGGAAGCAAAACAGTGTATCTGTAACTATCTATGACAAAAATGGTCTGCCAGTCAATCATCAAATTATTGGAGATTAGAAAATAGAACATTATAAACTAAAAAATAAGATTATGAGAAAAACGATTATGATATCAATGTTTATTTTGTGTTTCATTCCCTTCACAAAATCACAAACCTTATTAGATGTTTATCAAAAAGGAATAATAAAACTAACACCTGACAAAAATTACGGAAGCCATACAAATTGGGACCAAATATTCGATGATAAAGATAAAGTGGTATACGGGAATCCTGTAGGAAAGATGAAAAGTATTGTTGTTTCAGAAGAAGGAGAAGTTTTTGTAGGTAACTATAGCAAATACAATATTTACAAATTGGATAAAAAGGGTGATTTTATCAAGCAGTTTGGAAAAAAAGGCGGTAAGGCGGGTGAATTTTTATACAGGCCTACCCTGCATGGCATTTTAGATAATAAGTTTGTTTTTGCAAGTGACCACCAGGGAAGAATTCAATTTTACGATCTGGACGGGAATTTTTATAAAATGGTTAAGATAGATTATATGCCCTTACAAATTGTAGCCTTAAAAAATAATAAAATTGCTATATGGGGGCATGTAGCATACAAGGGAGATGTAAAATATATCGTTTCCATTAAAGATATTGAAACAAATAAAGAAGTTATTGTAGACAGCTATTTTAACAGTTTAACCAACCTAAAAGCGGTAAGAATTAAACTCAAAGATGGGACTTTATTTAGTTTTAGTCCTACAGGAGTAAGAGACAGAACAATTATTGAAAGGACTCCTGAAGGAAATTTAATTGTTGGCCATAACGTACAGGATAAGTTATCTGTTTATAATCCTGACGGACAAAAAATCCAAACCATTAATCTGCAACAATCACCTAAAAAGACCACTGCAGAAGATAAAGAAAAGTTTGTCCTGAAAATAAAACAATTTTTATTGGAAAAAGATCTGTATGAAGAAAATAAAGAAATCTTAAACGATCCTAATATTTATCCGGGTATCCGGCCGGTTTTTTACGCCATTAAAACAGATTACCAGGGTAATATACTAATTTTCCATTTTAGTAA
This window encodes:
- a CDS encoding RNA polymerase sigma factor, producing MPFEEIYHLYYIKIFQFIYRISFSEQDSEDIAQEVFLSLHNEIMKNKHPLNTKAWLYRCALNKYININKKEKNVHLTNNINLYEKNYYNTIETDIIQNEQKKAIATALSKLSPKEQVLVNLYNEEFSYKEISEILEIKPTSVGKTLSRAIEKLTTYIKSSNYEELCKERRIV
- a CDS encoding 6-bladed beta-propeller; the encoded protein is MISMFILCFIPFTKSQTLLDVYQKGIIKLTPDKNYGSHTNWDQIFDDKDKVVYGNPVGKMKSIVVSEEGEVFVGNYSKYNIYKLDKKGDFIKQFGKKGGKAGEFLYRPTLHGILDNKFVFASDHQGRIQFYDLDGNFYKMVKIDYMPLQIVALKNNKIAIWGHVAYKGDVKYIVSIKDIETNKEVIVDSYFNSLTNLKAVRIKLKDGTLFSFSPTGVRDRTIIERTPEGNLIVGHNVQDKLSVYNPDGQKIQTINLQQSPKKTTAEDKEKFVLKIKQFLLEKDLYEENKEILNDPNIYPGIRPVFYAIKTDYQGNILIFHFSKQEGNSFYVYDKEGRYICETIIEPEKFEIDINPRFSTFQIHPSGLYAYVSVVDSETREIKIIRTPLK